From Paenibacillus sp. PvR098:
ATGGGCGGCGTCGGCCGCAGCATGAAAGTCACCGCATGGACATTCGCCATCGGCGCTTTGGCCTTAAGCGGAATCGCTCCGCTCTCCGGTTTTTGGTCGAAGGATGCCATACTCACCGAAGCTTACTTTACCGGGCATTACGGTCTGCTCACCGTGGGGTTGATTGCGGCATTTTTCACTGCATTTTATATGTCGCGGTTATTCTTTTTGGTATTCATGGGCAAGCCTCGTCAGGAGCAGCACGGTGTGCATGAATCGCCTGCATCCATGACGATCCCGTTGGTGGTATTAGCGGTGCTTGCTGTAGTAGCGGGTTTTGTGTTTACACCGTTCAATCCATGGCTCGGCAGCTGGCTGACAGGACATGGGCCGGAAGAGCATGTGTCTATATTCGTCATCGTCATGTCGAATGTGGTTGGACTTCTTGGAATCGGGCTCGGTTATCTCGTTTATATGAAACGCTCCGTTCCGGCGGATGCGATTTCGGCGCGGGCTCCTTGGCTGTACTCTCTTTTGTACCGGAAGTACTACATCGACGAACTGTACCAAACGGTCATTGTTCGTCCTTTGAAAGGACTTGGTCAACTGCTTCATTTGTTCGACATTTATGTGGTTGACGGTGCGGTTCGGTTGTCCAGCTTTGCGGTGAACGGTCTCGGACGTCTCGGTTCCCGTATGCAGAATGGGCAGGTACAAACCTACGGCTTGGTTACGCTGATCGGGCTTATCATCATCATGCTGGCCATAGCTGGAAGGAGGTTCATCGATGCCGGATAACTTTCCCATCTTATCATTGATTGCTTTTTCGCCGCTCATTGGTGTGCTGATACTGATGTTCATGCCCAAAACGCAGGGCGGATGGATCAAGACAACAGCGATTGTCGTTACGCTCATTCCGCTGTTGTTGTCCGGATGGCTGTACTCTCAATTTAATACGAGCTTAGAAGGTGTGCAGTTTAAAGAAGAGCTTCCCTGGATTCAAGTGCCTTTGAACAAGGAAACGCAAGGGCTGAGCCAGCTGACCTCGTTTTTCTTCGAGTTCAACTATACGATGGCGGTGGATGGACTTTCGCTCCCGCTTGTATTCTTAACGGCGCTGGTAGCCACCATGGCTGCACTTGCTTCTGTTTATATTAAAAAAAGATGGAAGTCGTATTTTATCTTGTTTCTGCTGCTCGAAACCGGCATGCTGGGCGTCTTTATGTCTCAAGATCTGTTTCTGTTCTTCGTATTCTTTGAGATGACGCTGATTCCGATGTTCTTCCTTGTGGGCATCTGGGGATTCAAGGATCGGGAGCGTGCGGCGAACAAATTCCTGATTTATAACGGGATCGGGTCCGCGATTATGCTGATTGCTTTCTTGATCCTGGTCAGCACGGCCGGCTTCAGTCAGACGGTTCAAGACAACGGGGTATCGATCCATTATTCCGGAAATTTGAACGTCATTATGGAGAATCTGTTCCAAAACCCGGATTCGTATGTGAATCAAGGCGATTTAGAGGGCAACCCGTTCTTTTTAAGCGAAACGATGAAATGGTCGCTGTTCCTTATGCTTCTCGTGGCATTCGGTATTAAGCTTCCCATTTTCCCATTCCATACGTGGATGCTCAAGGTGCACATGGAAGCACCTCCTGCGGTGGTTATGATCCACTCGGGCATTCTGCTGAAAATGGGCGCTTACGGTTTGATCCGTTTCGGCATTCTGCTGTTCCCGCAGCAAGCTATGGAGTGGGCCTCCGTACTTGCTGTTCTGGGTGTCATTAATATTTTGTACGGGGCGATTCTCGCTTTTGTGCAGCGGGAGTTCAGGCTGGTTCTTGCCTACTCCAGTATAAGCCACATGGGCATCGTACTGCTCGGGATTGCGGCGTTCAATACGATCGGGCTGCAAGGAGCAGTATTTCAGCTTGTCTCGCACGGCTTGATCTCCGCTCTGATGTTTCTTATCGTAGGAAGTATTTACGAGCGGACGCGTACCACCCGGCTGGATGAGCTTGGAGGATTGGCCAAATCCGTGCCATTCATTTCTGGTATCCTGCTTGTAGCCGGGATGGCGTCTTTGGGATTGCCGGGCTTGTCCGGATTCATCAGCGAGTTCCTGGCGTTCATGGGGCTGTTCGAAACGCAAAAAATCATGACGGCTGTCGGTGCGCTTGGTATTATTCTGACAGCAGTATACGTGCTGCGGGGGGTACTGGCCATTACTTACGGACCGCTTCGAAAGGAACTGCCGGAGATGCGAGATGCGCGGCTGATCGAGGCCATACCGATGATTACGCTGGTCGCTTTCATTGTAGTGCTCGGTATCTACCCAAGTGTATTAAGCGATCCGCTGCATCAAACGGTCAGCGGTTTCAATCAATTCATTCACAGCGTAGCGAAGATGGGGGGTTAGACCGGTGGAACAGATACGTCTTCAAGCCAGTGATTTGATCCTGCTGGCCCCGGAGCTCACGCTAGTCATCGCGGCTGTCGTACTGTCGCTTATCGATTTGTTTCTTCCGCAGAAAGCGAGCCGTACGTGGCTCGGGTGGCTGTCGCTTGCCAGCATCATCATTTCCGCCGTCTTCGTCATTTCCTACCTGAACCCGGCAGAACCAAAGCAGCTTCTGCAGTTCAGTTACCGGATCGACGATTTCGCGAATATTATCAAGCTGGTACTGCTTACGGGCGCGGGGCTCATCACCTTCATGAGCATCGGCTCGGTAAAAGAAGAAAACATTCCTCACATCGGGGAATTTTATTACCTGCTGTTACCGGCAACGCTCGGCGGGATGATTATGGCCTCTTCCGGCGATCTGATTACGCTCTTCGTCGGGCTGGAGCTGCTTAGCATCACCTCCTACATTTTAGTTGCCATGAACAAAAAGAATTTGCAGTCTAACGAAGGAGCATTTAAGTACCTTGTGCTCGGTGGTATCTCTTCGGCCATTATTTTGTACGGGATGTCGTTTCTTTACGGTATGTCCGGATCAACGACAGTAAGTGAGATCAATGCTGCCCTAGGACAGAACGCAGAGGGAATGCTCCCTCTCATCTATTTAAGCTTTTTCCTGCTGCTTGCGGGCTTCGGCTTTAAGGTGGCGGCGGCTCCGTTTCATATGTGGGCGCCGGATGTATATCAGGGGGCGTCTACACCGGTTACCGCGTTCCTCGCGGTCGTTTCCAAAGCGGCAGCCTTTGCCATCCTGTTCCGTCTGATGTATAACATTTACATGGTCGGGGATTTGATGAGCAGGCCGATTCATCAGGATATCATGACATCCTTAATGGTGGTGGCAGCGGCGGCGATGGTTGTCGGTAACTTCGTTGCTCTGCGCCAGACGCACATGAAACGACTGTTGGCGTACTCCGGAATTGCTAATTCGGGTTATCTACTGGTACCCATTGCGATTCAGTTCTCGATGGTGCAATATTCGAACTTCGCCCAATTTACCTATTATTTGATCGCGTATCTGTTTATGAATATCGGTATCTTTGCCGTGCTGATGATCATCGAGCGGTCCACGGGCGATGAGACGCTGAAGGGCCTAGCGGGATTGTATTACCGGGCACCCGGTACGGCGATTGCTACGGTGCTTCTGGTACTGTCTCTGGCAGGACTTCCGGTGTCCGGAGGCTTCTTCGGAAAGCTGTACATTCTGCTGGCTACGATCTGGACACAGCATTATTGGCTGGCTGCGGTCATGATCGGAACGAGCATCATTGCGTACTACTTCTACTTCGGATTCATCCGTCAGATGTTTATGCGCACCGACTATGAAGCTCGGGACGTTCGCGTCCCATTGCCACTCGGCATCACCTTGTGGCTGTGCGCAGCGGCCAGCGTGCTGATCGGTCTGTTCCCTCAGTGGGTGATCGGTTATATTGAGCGGGTCTTCTCGCTTACTCAGGATTTGTTTATGTTTTACTAATCACCATTTGTTCACGAAAGCTCAGTTCTCCATTCATGGGAGGGCTGAGCTTTTTAGGTTATGTCTGATTCGTGAACGTTGGGGTCAGGATTTGAATTCCAGTTGCAGGGAATGCGGTTAAAGCTTAGAATGATATAATGGAGTTAGGCATACGAAATCAAGGCAAAGGATTTTGAATGCGATGAAAATTGATACGAATAAACATATACCTTTTTTGTCTTTCCTCAGCCTCGCATTTTTTCTGGCTTGCGCGGGTACTTCTTATGCTGCCCAGGCGGATGACCCGTTTTATGTGAGACAAACGTACTTGCAGCAAATCGGGATGAATCAAGCATGGGAAGTGGCGAAGGGTAACAGCGGCCTGACGATAGCGATCGTGGATACTGGAGTAGACCTGAAGCATCCTGACTTAGAACCGAATCTCGTTCAGGGGATCAATCTGATCAACCCCAAGCAGCCTCCGGCTGATGACAATGGACACGGCACGAATGTGGCCGGGGTTATTGCCGCTGTAGGTAACAATGACCGGGGAATTGCAGGGATGCTTTGGAATGCCCGCATCATGCCGATCAAGGCGCTTGAAGCGGATGGATCGGGCGGCGAGACGAAGCTCGGTGAAGGGATAAGGTATGCCGTCGATCACGGAGCCAAAATCGTTGTGCTTTCGCTCGGGCTGAATAAGTACTCCGCTTATATGAGTGACATTGTGCGTTATGCCGAAGAGAAGGATGTCCTTTTGGTGGCCGCTACGGGTAATGAAGGAAATCGGGTTAAATATCCGGCTGCTTATCCGACCGTGCTTGCTGTCGGCGGAGTTTCTCCTGGAGGAGAAGTAGATCGGAAATCGAATACCGGCCCTGAGGTGGACGTAGTTGCTCCATGGGATGTGTTTACGACGGGACTCGGGGGTACATATGAACCGAAAGACGGCACCTCCATGGCTGCACCGCAAGTGGCGGGCGCAGCGGCACTGCTCTGGTCGCAGCATCCTCAGATGAAAGCCCATGAGATTCGTCAGTGGATTCGGCAAACCGCCCAAGATTTGGGACCAAAGGGATGGGATCCGGCTACGGGCTATGGATTGCTTCGTGTCGACCGATTAATGACCGAGCCGTATTTGAGTGATATGTATGAGCCAAACAACCGGAAGGATCAATCCGCAGCATTGTCCATCAGTAAGAAGGTGAGTGCGTCTTTCTCTGGTGGAGCAGATTCCGATTGGTTCCATATCGATGCTGCTTACGACGGAACCGTGAATCTGACCTTTGATATGGACAGCAGGGTCACGGTGAATGTACAGCATACGAATGTGTCTGGACAGCTGACCAGCAAATCCGTGCAAGGGGGCCAGACGGTAGCTTTCCAAGTATCGAAAGGGCGTAGTTATTATCAGCTGCAGTTAAGTGATCGTAACCGTACAGATGAAATACCTTATCAGCTCATGACATCATTTGATATTTACCGTGATTTGTTTGAGGATAATGACCGTCAATTTAAAGCCTATGTGCTGCCTTCTCGCAGCTTATCGGTTAAAGGGACGTTTCATCAAAACGATGATGTGGATTGGTTTGAATTTCCCATCCCCCATTCCGGTTCTTTACGCATCCGGCTATCGACGGATACGGCCCGTATGGACCCTGTTCTGCTGGTACAAAAGCAGGGAGAGAAATCGATCACGATCGATGGAGCGGATGACGGAGGAACGGAATCGTATTATTTACCCGAGGTGTTTGCCGGAAGCTATTATATTCGGGTTACAAATGTGAAGGAATACGCCAACCCGGTCGTAGGGGAGTATACCCTTTCCATCGAATATGACGCGAAGCTGAACGACCCGAACGAGCCGAATAATCGTTCTTACCAAGCGACAACGGTATCTCTGGATACGCCTTACTCGGGCTTGCTCGACAGGCCTGATGACATCGATTGGTTTCAGTTCCGCTTAGAGGAAGAAAGTTTGGCGCAGATCAGACTGAGTGACATACCTTCACCTGTCACCATATATATGCAGTTGTATGATGGATCAATGAAGCCGATGGCAGGCTCGATGAATAATGCTTCGACGGATACACAGGAGCTGTCAGGACGATTTTTACCGGGATCGTATTATCTTAGGCTGTCATCCAACCGGACGTTCACAAATCGGATGTATCAGCTTCAAGTGAATGCCAAGCCGCTTACAAGCGGGTATGTGGATATTCGGAGCCATTGGGCGCGGAATGCAATAACAGGTCTGACCGCGAAGCAAATCATAGACGGTTACGGAGATTATACGTTTCAGCCCAATCGTGCGATTACCCGGGCGGAAGCAACGGCTGTGCTGTCGCGCGCTTTCAGCTTAACCAATGAGCGAAACGTTGCTTTCTCGGATTTGCGAACTACGCACTGGGCCTACTCGTACATCGCAAGAGCGTATCAGGCAGGCATGATTGAGGGTTATCCGGACCGAACCTTTGCGCCTGACCAACCGGTTACCCGGATGGAAATGACCGCCATGCTGGCCCGAAGCTTGAATATGACCGGGAAGTATCGAGGCTTGTCGCCATTTACTGATGTAGATGAGCGTTATTGGGGGATCGGGGTGCTGAAGCAGATGCAAGCGGAAGGTCTGATCAGCGGTTATGCTGATGGCCGTTTCCGACCGGATCAGCAGGCAACTCGAGCTGAGTTTATCCAGGTTTTATACGAAATATTGAATAAATAACAATAATATTTTTATTTTTGGTACAAAAGACCGATTAACGATGCAAAAACGTGGGTAAAAATCCATGACGAGGCCTCCTGCACCCGAATCATCCGGTGGTTCAAGCTCAGAATGGCTTCGTCAAAACGAGGAGCACTTTCTGTCATGGACTATTTAAATCAAATGAATGCTTCAATGGGCATGAAGGGCTTGCTGAATATTGCACTGGTACTGGTATTCATTGGCGTTTCCTGGTGGTCGTTACAGGAACTGAAGCTGGAGAGTATCCTTAAACGGCCGAAAAGTACGCAGGCTAAGCTGCTGCAAATCCTGCTCTCCATCGCTCTCGGATATCAGACAGCCCGTTTCGTCATCGACTACCTGGAGTGGTCAACATGGTTTTCGGGGATGTTCTAATCATCACATTTTCGAATAACCGAGGAGATTTTTGTCAACAATGGTTATTACAACCGCTATAAATTCGAAATTTGCCACGAATACTATTTTATTGGTGGAACCAACGACAATAAACAAAGAGAAATACGCGGAGGGGGATCATGATGAACAAAATTATCGTCCGCGGCGGCAAGAAGCTATCTGGCAGAGTCAAGTTGCACGGCGCCAAGAATGCTGTTCTGCCGATTATCGCAGCCTCTATATTAGGATCTGAAGGAGAAAGCGTGATTCTCGAAGCGCCTCCCTTGGACGACGTCCTTGTCATCAACAAAGTCCTTGAAAGCTTAGGTATTGAAGTCGAGTATTCAAATGAAACGATTCGCGTCAATGCAGGCCTTATTAACACATGTGAAGCATCCTACGAGCTGGTACGCAAAATGAGGGCTTCTTTCCTCATCATGGGACCTTTATTGACCCGAATGGGTCAGGCTCGAATATCGCTTCCCGGGGGCTGCGCGATTGGAACCAGGCCGATTGATCAGCATCTGAAGGGCTTTGAAGCTATGGGAGCCGAAATCGAGCTGGGTCAAGGCTTTATTGAAGCTCGAGTGAGCGGCAGGCTCAAGGGTGCGAAGGTGTATTTGGATGTAGCAAGCGTAGGTGCCACGGAAAATATCATGATGGCGGCAACGCTTGCCAGCGGCACGACTTTGATTGAAAATGCCGCCAAGGAACCGGAAATTGTGGACTTGGCCAACTATTTGAACGCCATGGGCGCGAAGATTCGTGGCGCTGGGACAGGCGTCATTCGCATCGATGGGGTGGATCAGCTGAAAGGCGCCGTGCATACCGTCATTCCAGACCGGATTGAAGCGGGTACATATATGATTGCCGCAGCGATAACGAAGAGTGACCTGTATATTGAAGGAGCGATCGGAGACCATCTGCGGCCTGTCATTTCAAAAATGCAGGAGATGGGCGTGCAAATTACGGAGGACGAGAACGGCATTCGGGTGTACACAGACCGACCGCTCCGTGCGGTAGACGTTAAGACATTGCCATACCCTGGTTTTCCCACCGACATGCAGTCTCAGATGATGGCACTGCTGCTAACGGCTGACGGCACTAGCTTGGTGACCGAAACGGTGTTTGAGAACCGATTTATGCATGTAGAACAAATGGCGCGAATGAATGCGCAGATTAAGGTAGAAGGACGCACGGCTGTCATCAGCGGCGGGATCGGGCTTCAAGGTGCGAAGGTATGCGCAACGGATCTCCGCGCAGGAGCCGCGTTAATCTTGACTGCTTTAGCGGCGGAGGGAGATACGGAAATTACCGGCCTTCACCATATTGATCGGGGTTATGTCCATATCACCGAGAAGCTGAGCCGTCTCGGGGCGGATATCAAGCGGCTTCCGATCGAGATCGTGGAAACGGAAGCCCTGGAGGAATCGATGCCTCTTTTCGCCGTACAACCAAGCATGGCCTAATGAATATAAGAGAACCGACTCTTCCAGAGATGAAGAGAGTCGGTTCTCTTTCTTTTGTTCTATTCTATCTTTTGAACTCATAAGATAATGTTACCTGCAGCGGCAGCTAGCGAGATTCTGAAGACGAGGACAGAAAGATGGAGGAACGGCAAGATGAAGTACAAGCTCAATCGGACTCAGAAATCATGGATTCGCTGGCTCGCCATATGGCTGGCCAGCTTCACAGCGGTCGTTGTGCTCATACCGCTACTGCTCGTTCGAACATTGCCAGGCAGCGATCCCGTGCCGGATACCATAGCCGATAATGAGGGCTTCGACGTCTCCCGTCAGGGGGAATCTCCCTGGATTCCCGTTTACTTAGTGAAGGAGAAGAGAACGGAGCTTGTGAGCCTGGAGCAATATGTACGGGGCGTAGTTGCCGCCGAAATGCCCTTGGAATTCGAAATCGAAGCCCTCAAAGCTCAGGCCATGGCCGCCCGCACCTATATCCTGCGGCGGCTTCTGGACGGTGACCAGAGCAACGTCCCGGTCCCGGAGGCTGTGGTCACGGATACCATTGCACACCAGGCTTATGTGACGGATCAAGAGCTAAAGCAGCGGTGGAGTGGGGATGTGTATATCTCTCATATGGAAAAGCTGAATCGCGCGGTGAACGAAACGAAGGATATGATTTTAACGTATCAAGGACAACCGATAGAAGCGAGCTTTTTCTCTACCAGCAACGGCTATACAGAAAATTCAGAAGACTATTGGAATACAGCTATTCCTTATTTGCGAAGCGTAGCCAGTCCGTGGGATGCCCAGCTGTCTCCCAAGTATAAAGAAACGGTCACCTTGACAGGACGAGAACTGCAGCAAAAGTTGGGACTTGCCAAGGCGATCCCTGCTTCGTCCAGTGGACGGGACTCTATGAGGGTCATCGAACGCAGCGCTGGAAACCGTATTAAGAAGCTTTCTATCCATGGGAAGCTGTTTACAGGCCGGGAGGTTAGAGAGAAGCTTGGACTGAATTCAAGCCAATTTCAATGGATCTATAAGAACGGCAAATGGGAGTTTACCACTTTCGGTTACGGTCACGGTGTCGGGATGAGCCAGTGGGGAGCCAACGGTATGGCCAAGGAAGCACGGAAAGCGGAAGAAATTGTGAAGTATTATTATACAGGCATAGAGCTTGGGAAAGCATCGAATCTATTGAAAGACAAAACTTTCTAAAAAATAGGTTTTCCTGCGTATAAATCTCGTGAACCTGGTAAGAATGGTTAGCGAGGTGATATACATATGAGTGAACAAAAAAGAGATTTGCCAAAACAAGAAGAGGCTCCTAAATCTATCGAAGGAGCGAAAAACAGCTCAACTTCATCCTGGAAAAGATTGCTCGCCAAAAAGTGGGTATTTCCGGCAATGTACATGGCAGCAGCGGCAATCATTTTAACGGTAATGTGGGTGTACCAGGGAGCAGGGACCATGACGTCTGACAAAGTCAGCGTCGATGCCTCTCAGACCGGTACCGTCACGGACAGCGTTACAGGTGAGGACGCCGTAGCCACCAATGCCAACCAGGAAACGATGCAATGGCCGTTTAAAGACAAGAACGAGCTGGACGTCGTCCTCCCGTTCTTTGACAACAAGGCTACGAACGAAGTTAGACAAGCGGCCATGGTAGAGTACGGCGATACGTTCACGCCGCACATTGGAATGGACTTCGCAAGACCGGACAACCAAACGTTTGATGTCATGGCTGTGATGAGCGGCAAGGTTACCGCTTTGCAGAAGGATCCGATTGTAGGCCACCTGGTTGAGATTACGCATAGCACCGGTCTTGTTTCGGTCTATCAAAGCTTGGCTGAAGTGAATGTAGCCAAAGACGCCGAGGTGAAGAAGGGCGATGTAATCGCTAAAGCGGGACGCAACGAACTTGAGAAAGAGCAGGGCGTGCACCTTCATTTCGAACTGCGTCAAGGCCAAGGCGGTCCAGCGGTTAATCCGGAGAGCTATATTCCGGAACAGTAAGAGTTCGCGCACGCGCGTTAGGCAGGAGGGAAATCCATCTCTCCTGTCTTTTTTGCGATTCCCTAGTGTTTGTCCGTTTGAAAAAAAGAGCTTGTCCTTGAAAATAAATGTGCCATGCGGGCTTGTCAGGCTTGTGAAACAAAGAATATAAGTGCACACCCCTCATATAATGTACCAAACTAACTCGAGTAGGGAGGCGAGGGGAGTGCACGATTACATCAAAGAGCGAACCATTAAGATCGGCCGCTGCCTGGTGGAAACCAAGCATACGGTTCGCACCATTGCAAAAGAGTTTGGCGTTTCCAAGAGTACGGTGCACAAGGACTTAACGGAGCGCTTGCCGGAAATCAATCCGGAGCTGGCCAATCAGGTGAAGCATATATTGGAATACCACAAATCAATTCGTCACCTGCGTGGTGGAGAAGCGACCAAGATTAAGTACCGCAAAACCCGCAGCCCGAAGGCGCAAGAGAAGCTGGTCACCGTAAAATGATGTGATGTACCCGACTGCTGCCAGAAATTCATCACAGCCAAGGCAATAGGGGTATGCAGACGCTTTCCCGGCCGTACCGTGAGCGGCACGAAACAGCGGATGGCGGCCAGCTTCGTCCCATCCGGTGCCCTTGTCTACTGACGGTACGATCCCGCTCCCGAACCAGCGAGAAGTAATGCGGTATTTGTCGAAAAATCAAGGCACAAAAAGAGGAATTTTGAAATTCATGGCGAACTTACCTAAGTAACGTATATTATAGGAGTGCCGCTTCTTATATGAGATGGACGGTTGGCTAGGGAGGATTATTTGGATGTTAAGCAAGGATATCGGCATAGATCTCGGGACTGCGAACGTCCTGATTCATGTGAAAGGGCGGGGCGTAGTCCTGGATGAGCCGTCCGTCGTTGCTATCGAAAGTGAGTCGAAACGGGTACTGGCTGTCGGTGAAGAAGCCCGCCGAATGGTGGGGAGGACTCCCGGCAATATCATTGCCATTCGCCCGCTTAGGGACGGCGTGATCGCCGACTTTGATGTTACGGAAATGATGTTGAAATATTTTATCACTAAAGTTGGGGGCAGGAAGTGGTACAGTCATCCTCGCATCCTGATCTGCGCTCCGACCAACATTACGTCCGTGGAGCAAAAGGCTATCCGGGAAGCTGCGGAACGAAGCGGAGCACGTGAAGTGTTTTTGGAAGAAGAGCCTAAAGCTGCAGCTATTGGAGCCGGTATGGATATTTTCCAGCCGAGCGGAAACATGGTGGTGGATATCGGCGGAGGGACGACGGATGTAGCCGTTTTGTCAATGGGTGACGTCGTCACCTCCTCTTCAATTAAAATTGCAGGGGACAAGTTCGACTCCTCCATCATGAAGTATATCAAGAGCAAATATAAGCTTTTAATCGGCGAACGGACAAGTGAGGACATCAAGACTCGCATTGGAACGGTACATCCCGACGGAATGCGGGAGACCATGGATATCCGCGGCAGAGATATGGTGAGCGGATTGCCGCAGACGATCACGATCAACTCGCAAGAAATTCAAGAAGCGCTTTGGGAGCCGGTGTCTTCCATTGTTGCGGCGGCCAAGAGCGTGTTGGAACGGACGCCTCCGGAACTCTCGGCGGATATCATTGACCGCGGGGTCATTTTAACGGGCGGCGGTGCAATGCTGCACGGAATCGATCAATTGCTGGCGGACGAGCTCAAGGTGCCGGTCTTGATTGCTGAAGATCCTATGCATTGTGTGGTCAAAGGCACCGGCATTATGCTGGACAACCTGGATAAAGTGTCGAAACGCAAGTTTTAATGGTTTATAAAGTATAGGAGGCAAGGGATCCATGTTAAGAGGCTTGTACACCGCCGCATCCGGCATGATTGCTCAGCAGCGCAAACACGATATTGTTACCAATAACATTGCCAATATCAATACGCCGGGCTTTAAGGGGGGCAACGGAATCAACCGTTCGTTTCCTGAAATACTGATCTCACGGGTGCGAAACGGGAAGGACGAGCCCGGTTCGGTTTCCGTAGGACGACTGAATACCGGCGTTCTGGCAGAGGAGAATGTCTCTCTGCACGCACAAGGCGACCTTCAAGAAACGAACAATCCCTTTGACTTTGCTTTAGTATCGAATATCCAGGTGCCTGGCGCCGTCTTTGACAGCTCTGGGAAATATGTGGACGAGAACGGTCAGCGTGTGATTCAGCCCCAGGCGTTTTTTACTATATTAAATACTGCGGGCGAGGAACGCTATTCATTGAACGGCAAGTTTTCTCTGGATGTGACCGGCCAAATGATCGATTCTGAGGGACATCAAGTGCTGGGGCGGGATGGACAACCTATCGTCCTTGTAGAACCAGGAACAGGTACTCCGATTACAAATTTCCGCATTATGCGCTCTGGACAGTTCACGAATGCGGACGGGCAGCCGCTGCTCGGTGCAAACGGACAGCCGATGAGTCTGATGATTACTCGAGTGGAAGACCCCAATCAG
This genomic window contains:
- a CDS encoding NADH-quinone oxidoreductase subunit M, which gives rise to MPDNFPILSLIAFSPLIGVLILMFMPKTQGGWIKTTAIVVTLIPLLLSGWLYSQFNTSLEGVQFKEELPWIQVPLNKETQGLSQLTSFFFEFNYTMAVDGLSLPLVFLTALVATMAALASVYIKKRWKSYFILFLLLETGMLGVFMSQDLFLFFVFFEMTLIPMFFLVGIWGFKDRERAANKFLIYNGIGSAIMLIAFLILVSTAGFSQTVQDNGVSIHYSGNLNVIMENLFQNPDSYVNQGDLEGNPFFLSETMKWSLFLMLLVAFGIKLPIFPFHTWMLKVHMEAPPAVVMIHSGILLKMGAYGLIRFGILLFPQQAMEWASVLAVLGVINILYGAILAFVQREFRLVLAYSSISHMGIVLLGIAAFNTIGLQGAVFQLVSHGLISALMFLIVGSIYERTRTTRLDELGGLAKSVPFISGILLVAGMASLGLPGLSGFISEFLAFMGLFETQKIMTAVGALGIILTAVYVLRGVLAITYGPLRKELPEMRDARLIEAIPMITLVAFIVVLGIYPSVLSDPLHQTVSGFNQFIHSVAKMGG
- a CDS encoding NADH-quinone oxidoreductase subunit N, coding for MEQIRLQASDLILLAPELTLVIAAVVLSLIDLFLPQKASRTWLGWLSLASIIISAVFVISYLNPAEPKQLLQFSYRIDDFANIIKLVLLTGAGLITFMSIGSVKEENIPHIGEFYYLLLPATLGGMIMASSGDLITLFVGLELLSITSYILVAMNKKNLQSNEGAFKYLVLGGISSAIILYGMSFLYGMSGSTTVSEINAALGQNAEGMLPLIYLSFFLLLAGFGFKVAAAPFHMWAPDVYQGASTPVTAFLAVVSKAAAFAILFRLMYNIYMVGDLMSRPIHQDIMTSLMVVAAAAMVVGNFVALRQTHMKRLLAYSGIANSGYLLVPIAIQFSMVQYSNFAQFTYYLIAYLFMNIGIFAVLMIIERSTGDETLKGLAGLYYRAPGTAIATVLLVLSLAGLPVSGGFFGKLYILLATIWTQHYWLAAVMIGTSIIAYYFYFGFIRQMFMRTDYEARDVRVPLPLGITLWLCAAASVLIGLFPQWVIGYIERVFSLTQDLFMFY
- a CDS encoding S8 family serine peptidase, whose amino-acid sequence is MKIDTNKHIPFLSFLSLAFFLACAGTSYAAQADDPFYVRQTYLQQIGMNQAWEVAKGNSGLTIAIVDTGVDLKHPDLEPNLVQGINLINPKQPPADDNGHGTNVAGVIAAVGNNDRGIAGMLWNARIMPIKALEADGSGGETKLGEGIRYAVDHGAKIVVLSLGLNKYSAYMSDIVRYAEEKDVLLVAATGNEGNRVKYPAAYPTVLAVGGVSPGGEVDRKSNTGPEVDVVAPWDVFTTGLGGTYEPKDGTSMAAPQVAGAAALLWSQHPQMKAHEIRQWIRQTAQDLGPKGWDPATGYGLLRVDRLMTEPYLSDMYEPNNRKDQSAALSISKKVSASFSGGADSDWFHIDAAYDGTVNLTFDMDSRVTVNVQHTNVSGQLTSKSVQGGQTVAFQVSKGRSYYQLQLSDRNRTDEIPYQLMTSFDIYRDLFEDNDRQFKAYVLPSRSLSVKGTFHQNDDVDWFEFPIPHSGSLRIRLSTDTARMDPVLLVQKQGEKSITIDGADDGGTESYYLPEVFAGSYYIRVTNVKEYANPVVGEYTLSIEYDAKLNDPNEPNNRSYQATTVSLDTPYSGLLDRPDDIDWFQFRLEEESLAQIRLSDIPSPVTIYMQLYDGSMKPMAGSMNNASTDTQELSGRFLPGSYYLRLSSNRTFTNRMYQLQVNAKPLTSGYVDIRSHWARNAITGLTAKQIIDGYGDYTFQPNRAITRAEATAVLSRAFSLTNERNVAFSDLRTTHWAYSYIARAYQAGMIEGYPDRTFAPDQPVTRMEMTAMLARSLNMTGKYRGLSPFTDVDERYWGIGVLKQMQAEGLISGYADGRFRPDQQATRAEFIQVLYEILNK
- a CDS encoding DUF1146 family protein, which translates into the protein MDYLNQMNASMGMKGLLNIALVLVFIGVSWWSLQELKLESILKRPKSTQAKLLQILLSIALGYQTARFVIDYLEWSTWFSGMF
- the murA gene encoding UDP-N-acetylglucosamine 1-carboxyvinyltransferase, whose protein sequence is MNKIIVRGGKKLSGRVKLHGAKNAVLPIIAASILGSEGESVILEAPPLDDVLVINKVLESLGIEVEYSNETIRVNAGLINTCEASYELVRKMRASFLIMGPLLTRMGQARISLPGGCAIGTRPIDQHLKGFEAMGAEIELGQGFIEARVSGRLKGAKVYLDVASVGATENIMMAATLASGTTLIENAAKEPEIVDLANYLNAMGAKIRGAGTGVIRIDGVDQLKGAVHTVIPDRIEAGTYMIAAAITKSDLYIEGAIGDHLRPVISKMQEMGVQITEDENGIRVYTDRPLRAVDVKTLPYPGFPTDMQSQMMALLLTADGTSLVTETVFENRFMHVEQMARMNAQIKVEGRTAVISGGIGLQGAKVCATDLRAGAALILTALAAEGDTEITGLHHIDRGYVHITEKLSRLGADIKRLPIEIVETEALEESMPLFAVQPSMA
- the spoIID gene encoding stage II sporulation protein D, which codes for MKYKLNRTQKSWIRWLAIWLASFTAVVVLIPLLLVRTLPGSDPVPDTIADNEGFDVSRQGESPWIPVYLVKEKRTELVSLEQYVRGVVAAEMPLEFEIEALKAQAMAARTYILRRLLDGDQSNVPVPEAVVTDTIAHQAYVTDQELKQRWSGDVYISHMEKLNRAVNETKDMILTYQGQPIEASFFSTSNGYTENSEDYWNTAIPYLRSVASPWDAQLSPKYKETVTLTGRELQQKLGLAKAIPASSSGRDSMRVIERSAGNRIKKLSIHGKLFTGREVREKLGLNSSQFQWIYKNGKWEFTTFGYGHGVGMSQWGANGMAKEARKAEEIVKYYYTGIELGKASNLLKDKTF